The following is a genomic window from Chitinophagales bacterium.
GTTGTGCAGCTTCATTTTCAGAAAGGAAATTTCCCAGGTCATTCACCAGCCGTGGAGGGCTGGGTTGATTGGGGATGTCTTGAGCAAGTGCAGTTTCAACAGGAAGGAGAAAAAGCAAAAACAGAAAAAAAGCAGTGTATTTATTTATTGTATGAAATGTCATCAGGTAATTCGTTTTTATCATCGCCCATATCGGGAAAATCCTTTTGCAGTTCTTCGCCTGCCAGTTCTATGCCTTCACAAATGCCTTCAAGGAATTCACCGTTTTTAAATTTCTCCTGCATCAGGTCGCGCACATTTTCCCAGAAGTCTTCTGGCGAAAGTTCATTGATGCCTTTATCGCCAATAATGGCAAATTGATGGTCTTTGATGGCCAGGTAGATCAATACGCCATTGCGCAGTTCTGTTTCGTCCATTTTCAATTTATGAAACAATTGCTCTGCACGCGCTATCGCACCTTTCTTTCCACAGCGGTTTTCCAGGTGCAGTCGGACTTCGCCAGAGGTTTTTTGCTCCGCTTTGCGAATGCTTTCAATAATGGCAACTTGTTCGTCTTCGCTAAAAAAATCTTTGGCATCAGGCATATCAGAATTCTACATT
Proteins encoded in this region:
- a CDS encoding TPM domain-containing protein, encoding MPDAKDFFSEDEQVAIIESIRKAEQKTSGEVRLHLENRCGKKGAIARAEQLFHKLKMDETELRNGVLIYLAIKDHQFAIIGDKGINELSPEDFWENVRDLMQEKFKNGEFLEGICEGIELAGEELQKDFPDMGDDKNELPDDISYNK